In Lentimicrobiaceae bacterium, the following are encoded in one genomic region:
- a CDS encoding alpha-L-fucosidase — MICFIISSGEPSNQVLPTKSQLEWADAEVGAMFHFDLQVFEPTYKFRANWKYQPDLSVFNPKELDTDQWLRAAKAAGATYAVLVAKHCSGFSLWPTKAHPYSVKNTPWRNGKGDIVKDFIASCKKYGIKPGIYASASVNAYLKVNNPGFVISGNPEEQEKYKEVVKTQLTELWSNYGKLFEVWFDGGVLPPEKGGVEIPLLFKKYQPEAIAFQGPYGYINNIRWVGNESGVAPYPCWARADSTTSATGVIQIKGLHGNPSGEFWCPGEADFALRKWTKEKPAFQGGWFWHEGEEDRIRTLDDMMNRYYETVGQNTNMLVGIVVDSRGLVPDEDMKRLEEFGQEVKKQFSVPLGATSGKGNVFTIRFKLPQPVNYVVIREEISKGERVREYNLYGMENREWKSLSKGSCIGHKRIEKLEGKMYTGIKFEITKSEDTPLIKKMECF; from the coding sequence ATGATCTGCTTTATAATATCTTCCGGTGAACCTTCTAATCAGGTTTTGCCCACCAAATCCCAACTTGAATGGGCCGATGCTGAAGTTGGAGCCATGTTCCACTTTGACCTGCAGGTTTTTGAACCAACCTATAAGTTTAGGGCAAACTGGAAGTACCAGCCGGATCTTTCTGTCTTCAATCCTAAGGAACTTGATACAGACCAATGGCTCCGGGCAGCCAAAGCGGCGGGGGCGACTTATGCCGTCCTTGTAGCCAAACACTGTAGCGGTTTCAGTTTGTGGCCTACCAAAGCCCATCCTTACAGCGTTAAAAACACCCCGTGGAGAAATGGGAAAGGCGATATCGTGAAAGATTTTATCGCGTCGTGTAAAAAGTACGGCATTAAACCTGGCATTTATGCCAGTGCATCAGTTAACGCCTATCTCAAAGTGAATAATCCGGGTTTTGTGATTTCCGGAAATCCTGAAGAACAGGAAAAGTATAAAGAGGTCGTAAAAACTCAGCTCACTGAGCTGTGGTCTAACTATGGTAAACTTTTCGAAGTCTGGTTTGATGGCGGAGTGTTGCCACCCGAAAAAGGAGGGGTAGAAATTCCTTTGTTATTTAAAAAGTACCAGCCCGAAGCGATTGCCTTTCAAGGCCCTTATGGATATATAAATAATATCAGGTGGGTTGGAAATGAAAGTGGAGTAGCCCCCTATCCCTGCTGGGCCAGGGCAGATTCCACAACCTCAGCTACAGGGGTAATCCAGATTAAAGGGTTGCACGGGAATCCATCCGGGGAATTCTGGTGCCCCGGGGAAGCCGATTTTGCACTTCGAAAATGGACCAAAGAAAAGCCGGCTTTCCAGGGGGGATGGTTTTGGCACGAAGGGGAAGAGGATCGGATACGCACCCTGGATGATATGATGAACCGGTATTACGAAACTGTAGGCCAAAATACCAATATGCTCGTGGGCATCGTGGTCGATTCGCGTGGATTGGTGCCGGATGAGGATATGAAACGTCTTGAGGAATTTGGGCAGGAAGTAAAAAAACAATTTTCAGTACCATTGGGGGCAACATCCGGGAAAGGAAATGTTTTTACCATCCGTTTCAAATTGCCTCAGCCAGTCAATTATGTGGTTATCCGGGAAGAAATTTCGAAAGGTGAGCGGGTCCGGGAATACAATCTCTATGGAATGGAAAACAGGGAATGGAAGTCGTTGAGCAAAGGAAGTTGTATCGGGCATAAACGGATCGAAAAACTTGAGGGTAAAATGTATACAGGGATTAAGTTTGAAATAACAAAGTCGGAAGATACTCCTTTAATAAAAAAGATGGAGTGCTTTTGA